In Homo sapiens chromosome 8, GRCh38.p14 Primary Assembly, the genomic window CAGAGCAGAGGCTGGGTGTGAggggattgactccaattttgaaagaaattctacggtgggtaaaatgttatcaaactGCATTACATGCTGcaaagaaatcttttgtgaaaggaagttAATTGATGCggcaaatttcattgttgtcttaattTAAGAAAtggccacagccaccccaacctttaATCACCACCACCCTGATGAGTCAGCAGACATCAACATCAAGGCCCAGACCCTCCATCAGCAAAATAATGAATTGCTGAATGTTCACAGGATTGCTAGCattattttttagcaataaagtattttcaaattaaggtatgtacattgtttttaagACGCATTTAATAGACTATGGTATACTATTACAGAAACATAACTTTTCTATGTACTGGGACACCAAAAACTTCATGGGTATTGTGAAACTTGTTTTATTGTAGTGGTCTGGAATGGAACCCACAGTGTCTCCCAGGTGTTCCTGTACATGGTGACTTTTGTCTTGAGCATAGCTCAACTTGGTGTATTTGAGGTTCACCTATATAATCTATTCATGgtccaaatgatttttttttaattttggtaaaaagcataacataaaatttaccatcgtAATCATTCTTATTTATAGTTCAGcagtgttaagtatatttacattgttgtgaaacagatctccagaacttgttCATCTTGCAAATGTGAAACTCTGCACTCTTTAAACAAATTCCCACTGCCCCTCCCCGCAGCTAATGGCAACCACCATCCTACTTTCTAGTTCTAGGAATTTGACTGCTGTAGACAGctcatagaagtggaatcatagagtatttatctttttttttgagatggagtcttgcttggttgcccaggctggagtgcagtgacatgatctcggctcactgcaatatcctccacctgggttcaagcaattctcctgcctcagcctcctgagtagctgggattacaggcacgtgccaccacgcctggctaattttttgtatttttagtacagatggggtttcactgtgttagtcaggatggtcttgatctcctgacctcatgatccgcccgcctcagcctcccaaagtgctgggattacaggcatgagtagtatttatctttctgtgatggtttatttcacttagcctaatgtcctccaggttcatccatgttacagcAAGTGACaggacttccttctttttaaaggctaaataatattccagtgtatgCATGGACATAATTTGTTTCCATTCACCTGGCagtggacatctgggttgttctCCCCTCTTGCCTATTGCAAACGGCAGTGCTTTGAACATGtggtacaaatatctctttgagactctgctttcaattcttctgTATGTATACCCGGAAGCAGGAATGCTGGGTCATAGGGGAggtctgtttaattttttgaggagcctccatcctgttttccatagtggttacaCCATTTTACACCCCCACTAATGGTGCACAGGGTtacaatttctctacatccttgacaacacttgttacttttttttttaagtggtagccatcctaataggtgtgtaatttattattattatttttgagagagtctccctctgttgcccaggctggagtgcagtggcacaatctcaccaggctggagtgcagtggtgtaatttcggctcactgcaacctccgccttctgggttcaagtgattcttgtgcctcagcttcctgagtagctgggaccacaagtgcccagaaacaggcccagctaatttttgtatttttagtagaggtggggtttcaccatgttgtccaggctggtcttgaacgcccgacctcaggtgatccacctgcctcggcctcccgaagtgttgagattataggcgtgagccaccacacccggcctattaaatggattatttttttttttgagacagtctcactctgtcgcccaggctggagtgcagtggcatggtcccagctcactgcaagctcttgtCTCCTCCCCCAGCCAGCTGTGTAGACTGGGTATCACTGAGTCACTGAAACTGGATTCCAATTTGGCTTTGGTTTTGCTGTGTGGCCCTGAGCATCAGATCCCATCTCTGAGAGACACCCGCCCCTGGCTCAGAGGGATGTTAGAGACAGGGTGGGATAGGCCATGGCAGCTCAGTGCTGAGGCCTCGGGGCTCAACCTCGTGCTGAATGCATGGACGCCTCTTCTCACTCAGATGACTTCTAGAATGGTGCTTTCACCAGACGCTCTCCCTGCTCCAAAGCCCCAGAATAGTCCCCACGCTGCAAGCAACTCTTCGCAATTCTACAGTCACCCCGAGCAGCCACTGCCTAGATGCTTCCTTTGAAATGAaacatggtgtgtgtgtgaatgtgcgtGAGTccatgtgtgagtgtgcgtgtgagtgcgcatgtgagtgtgtgtgcgtgtgtgtgtgcatctgagtGTGTGAATGTTAGAGAATGTGTTGTTACTTTTCCACGGATATGTTTTTCTCATCTCCCTAACTGGCGTTTAAACTTCTAATGGACGAGGACCCAGTTCCTAGCGCTCTGCCAGTACCAGGCCTTCTGGAAAGAATGcttgatgaggaggaggaagtgggacGGTGTGGGGGCAGACAAAAAGTTACTAACATAGGACAGAGCATGCTGTCTCCAagaaaataccaaataaaataccacagaaatgCCCATATGATGCTGAGCAGAACATAAGATGCCCAGGTTCATCTGCAGCGAGACTTCTTTTACGAACAGCAGAGTTGCAGCTGCACGTGGGGAGGCAGTGTGCGTAGCCCATGGGGAGTCACTGACTGCGACAGAAGACGACAACGGCACAGTCCCCTGAAAGGTCAGTGGACTCACCATGACCGTGATGGCAAGAGCAGAAACGGACAGAAACCGAGCGAGTGGGGAGCACCATCCTGAGCATATTACACAGGGGAAGCCTGGGAGGTTAGGACTCgttttcccccattttacagattgggaaaCGGAGACTTCGGAAAAGCACATGCCTTGTCTAGGGGTTACACAGCTGTAAGACGACAGCAGAGACCCAAACTTGGGGCTCTCAGGCCCCAGGAGGCCGCCCTGCTTCCTACACACCAGGCCTGGGcgtggggtggggcaggtggggtgggtggggtcaAGGTTGGAGGGTCATATCTGCCCATCCCTACACACTCATTTGCAGGATGCCTGCGACATTACCATGTGGAGTGACCTGCAGGCTCGGGCGGCAGCTCCAGCGGCTGCATCGTGCAGTGGGGAGAACTAGGGCCCACGAGTGGGACGGAGCCTTCTCACTGGGGTTGAAGATGTCACTGAAggatggccgggtgtggtggctcacacctgtaattccagcactttgggaggctgaggtgggcggatcacctgaggtcaggagtttgagaccagcctggccaacatgggaaaccccgtctctactagaaatagaaaaattagccgggccaggttggggagcctgtaatcccagcggcttgggaaggctgagacaagagaatcacttgaacttgggagaaggaggttgcagtgagctgagattgcgccactgcactccagcctggggaacagagcgagactccgtcttaaaaaaaaaaattaaatcacctCCTAGGAAGTTCTCCTAGCGTCCTGGTTCAGCATACCTTCTGGCTGTTTCCTCGGTCTGTGcactctgcctcctgcctgcctgcctcactGCCCCAGTGCTCCTCCACCCACGTTACCTGCTCTGCACCCAGCCCGGCCTGTCCTGAACTCGGGCGTACACGGCCGCTGCCTGCTCAACCTGAATAGCAGCATCGCGCCCTGGCTGCATCCAGGGCCTCCGTCATCCCTAACAGACAGCAGCTCCACTCTTGCCTTTGCCAAGGCCACGGCTCCGATCTTGGCAGCtgcctctttccttcttctctcacaTCCGCATCCAGGCCGTCGTCCAAAGCCAGTGCCCCTGTCAAACGTGCCCTGTGTGGCCCCTGTCAAATGTGCCCTGTGTGGCCCCTGCTCACAGCTCCACGGCTCCCCTCTCGAGGCGAGGccttccttcctgtgtccatcgGCCACGTGCTCTGCATCCACGACCTGCAGACCGGCGACCTCCTAGCTTGTCCTGGAGAACACAGGTGTGTGCCCGCCTCAAGACTGCACCTGCCGTCCTGCTGACGCCACGTGGCCGCCCCTGCACCTCCGTCACCGGCCAGCCCTTCCCTGGAAGCCCAGGTCGCACTGCCATCCTGGCGGCTCCTGCCCTGTGTCTATCTACCTTACTTTCCTGTTAACACTGCTCGCTGTCCCGCACGCAATGCTGACTTATGGGTCTGTCCACCGCCTGCGCACCCCTATCCCTGGCAGGGACTTCCATCGGTGCCGTTCACTGCTGGATCCCGGCACCCGCACAGCGCTGGCCCCTGGCGGAGCCTCAAGGAcccttgttgaatgaatgaatgaaagcacCCACCTCACGTCATTGCCGCCGTGAGCAAAGGACCCGAAACAGGCGGTGAGGACCTGCAGGAAATGGAACAGGAGGTGAACCTCGGGTGcgtccttctcctccttctcctcctctgcaGGGTCCTCTCGCGGCTGGTCAGGGTCGGCCAGCTCCGACGCCAGCTTCATCTCCACGCCGCCCTCCTCCGCCTCGATCTCCGCCTCTGCCACCGCGTTACAGTAGCTCGAGTAGCTGTCGTAGCGCAGCCTCTTCTTGGAGTAGGACACGGTGTCGCCCACCAGCTTCTCACTGTCCTCTGGGGCCGATGAGTCCGCAGCTCGAAAGGTGGCGTGCACTGGCAGCCCACAAATGGCTGCGGTGTAGCAGGTGTAACTGTTGTTTCGGCGCAGCAGCCGGTAGTTGCTTTCCTGGGCTGGCTTCTCCTCGGGGCCCCTGTCGATGTGGATTTTGTGCAGCAGATCTTTGTAGAGCCCCGAGTCTTTGTGCACGGTGTGGTACACATGACCGTCGCTCCTGGTGTGGCCGTCGAAGCCGAAGGTGCCGTTGGAGATGGGCGATTTCACAGAGCCATGGGTCATGGACAGTGCTCTTCCTGAAAAGGGTTAGAGAAGGTCTcattttccagtcttttttttttttttcttttctttttgagacggagccttgctctgtcctcagggtggagtacaatggcgcaatctcggctcactgcaaccttcgcctcccgggttcaagcgattctccctcagcctcctgagtagctgggactacaagcgcgacaccatgcccagctaacttttttgtatttttagtagagatggggtttcaccatgttggccaggatggtctcaagctcctaacctcatgatccgcccaccttggcctcctaaagtgctcggattacaagcgtgagccaacgtgcccagccccagcctttcGAATATAAGCGAAGGAAACACTCCCTACTATTTCATGGCACTTATCTCCAGAAGGCTGGGGATGACTTATTAACATATACTTTCTTTTCTAAGTTGGCCATAAAGGACATGTAATATGGttaccactaaaaaaaaaaaccaaaaaaaaaaaaaaaaaaaaaaaaaacatggaaacaTACAACAAAAGGGTAAAACTAATAATGTGGTATTTTCAAAACATCTTAAGTTCTCCTAAAAAGTGTCTTCCAGAAATTACTATGGCACTTGGcacattttttctgtttctagaaaCCAACACAAGGAGAATCTTTTTAAGAAACTCATCTTAGAGAAACTTCATACATGAGACAAAACCCACTTCGTGTGAGGTAGATATTCCAGGTGCctctgttttgattttgtttttagagacagggtctcagctctgtcacccaggctggagtgcagtggtgcaatcatagctcactccaactcctgggctcaagtcattctcccgcctgagcctcccaagcatctgggactacaggtgtgcaccatcatccaggctaattttttaggTGCATCTTAAAAGGTCAGTCATGAATGTCAAAGGCAGTATCTGAGATGAGTCAGGCAAAATGAATTTGCTTTCTCTGGGCCACATCTGAGACTGCACCTGTGGTAGGCAGGTGCCAGAACCCACCTTGCAGAGGTGGCAGTCACCAGGGCAGGCTTTGGTGAAGCTGTGCTCCCCTGGCACTGCCCACAAACATTGAGAGTCTAAAGGACACAGAATGGtctggattttttcttttcttttcttttcttttttgagatggaatctcactctgttgcccaggctggagtgcaatggcgcaatctcggctcactgcaatctctgcctcccaggttcaagtgattctcctgcctcagcctcccgagtagcagggattacaggcacccaccaccatacccagctaatttttgtatttttagtagagatggggtttcaccatgttggtcaggctggtcttgaattcctgacctcaggtgatccatccacctcggcctcccaaagtgctgggattataggcatgagccactgcacctggtcagtcTGGACATTTTCTAAGGTTTCTGTGATTCAATGGTGGGACCACCTCCTTGGTTACAAATTTAGCTTTCTCTTTGCATCTTCCATAGTAAGCTGGGTTAACCAACGTTCAGCAATTCGATAACTCCTGGGGCATGGAGATCTGCATATGTAGCTGAGTGGGTGCAGCACAGACATACAGTGCGTGGCCCCAGTGCCTCCGGTTAGACTATAAACAGCTCTTGGAAGAAATCACAGGACAAGAGTGAGCCTGCTCTGCTGACTACGAAatggtttcctgaggcctccctagcttCTGGGTTTTCTCAAATTATAAAACTGGGGGATCCTTTTGTGCATTAAAACCAGATTGCCCACACCCAGGCCCAGCTGGTCCTCCCCAGGGAACTTCTCTGTGCTGCCACAGAACCCAAGCTCTCCAGGCACATCTTACCGTATGCAGCCCGAGGGTGGCTGCCCGCAGAAGTGCCTTCCGAGGTCCCCAGTGTCTCCCCTGCTGCTCCCGTGAGCGGGATGGTGCTGTCATCATTAGCCTTGGCACCTGGTAGCTCTTTAAATACTGGGGACTCTGCTTCCTGAACCTTACTGAGGCTTTCGTCAGATACTCGTGATAAAGCACCTTCTTTTTGTAATTTGCCTAAAGAAAACAAAGTCATACTGAACATTCTGGAAGAGAGTTCTTATTATTGAAACATGAATATTAAAAAGTGAATCTATATCTTTATGCTTTAGCACTGattttggaaacaaaaaaaaaagttatagctagatagagaaaatgaagttgaggccaggtgtggtggctcacacctgtaatcccagcactttgggaggccgaagcaggtggatcaccaggtcaggagtttgagaccagcctggataatatggtgaaaccccgtctctactaaaaatataaaaattagccgggtgtggtggcaggcgcctgtaattccaactacttgggaggctgaggcaggagaatctcttaaacccaggaggcagaattagcagtgagccaagactgcgccactgcgctccagcctgggtgacagagtgagactctgtctcaaaaaaaaaaaaagaaagaaaagaaaagaaagtcaaaagTTCAATTAATTACCTGGAAAACTCTAGCCAGAAAATTCAGCAATTGAGGAAAAGATGGAAATTTAGGGCCCGAGTTATCATatccaaaaacaacaaccaaaaaagggTCAGATCCGAATACCACAGTTCCCTCCAGCACTAATGTTCTGTAAATCTATAGCCACCCAGACTGGCCTTCTGTTTTCTTAAACTAACCTCAGAATCAGAAATTTCAATTTCTGAAAAATTGCCTTTTTCAGAAagtcacataaataaaataataaaatatgcgatttttgagactggctttttcTACTCAGCATAATGCCTTTGAAATCCATCCACGTTGTTACATGGAtcaataatttgttccttttaattgctgagtagtattcaaaTGTACAAAGgcaccacagtttatttattctgtGGATAATGTGGGTTTTTGGAGATTGCATATAAaggtgctataaacattcatgtgcagattTCTGTGTGaatttaagttttcatttttccaggGAAATATCTAGGAGTGGTTAAGAGTATATTTATGGCAAGTGCTAGCCATATAAGAAGCTGCCAAACAGTTTCCCTGTACCATTTGACATTCCCATCAGCAACGTACGAGGTTCCAGTTCCTCTTCATTCTTCTAAATACTGACAAAATTTAGTACTGTcagtatttttcattatttatttatttatttatttttgagatggaatctcactctgtcactcaggctggagtgcagtggctctatctcagctcactgtaacctccgcctcacgcgttcaagcgattctcctgcctcagcctcccgagtagctgggactacaggtgcgtgccaccacgcccagctaatttttgtatttttagctgagacggggtttcaccatgttggccaggatggtctcgatttcttgacctcgtgaactgctcgcctcagcctcccaaagtgttgggattacaggcgtgagccaccgtgtctggccccatctatcttctttggtgaagtgtctattcaaatattttgctctttttttttttttttttttgagatagagtttcactctttttgcccaggctagagtgcgctGGAGTGCACtagcgtgatctccgctcactgtaacttccgcctcccgggttcaagtgattcccctgcctcagcctcctgagtagctgggattagaggcacccaccaccatacctgactaattttgtatatttagtagagatggggtttcaccatgttggccaagcttgtctcgaaatcctgacctcatgatccgcccacctcggcctcccaaagtgctgggattacaggcatgagtcaccgtgcctgggctattttgttctttttgtttgtttgtttgtttgttttgagacagagtcttactctgttaccagactggagtgctgtggcgcgatctcggatcactgcaacctctgactccatggttcaagcgattctcctgcctcagcctcctgagtagctgggattacaagcatgtgccaccacgcccagctaatttttgtatttttagtagagatggggtttcaccatgttggccaagatggtctcaatctcctgaccttgtgatccacccacctcagcctcccaaactgctgggattatagtcgtgtgccactgcgcctggcctattttgctcattttttaattgagttatttgttttctaaaatgtgtttttattttttgaatacaaGTCCTTTGTAGTTATGGGATgtgcaaacattttttcccattctgttccCGGTGCTTCTCACAGAGCAATAGTTtgaaattttgatgaagtacaatttatcaagttgtcctttttttttttgagatggagttttgctcttgttgcccaaggggagtgcaatggcacaatctcggctcaatgcaacctctgcctcccaggttcaagcaattctcctgcctcagcctcccaagtagctgggattacaggcatgagccaccacacttggctaattttgtatttttaatagaaacagggtttctccatgttggccaggctgatctcgaactcccgacctcaggtgatctgcctgcctcagcctcctaaagttctgggattacaggcgtgagccaccatgcctggcccaacttGTTCTTTTATAGAacatgtttttggtgtcatatctaaaaaccCTTTCtcaacccaaggtcacaaaagttttcccttatattttttttctaaaagtcttattgttttttaaattttatatttagatctatgatgcattttaagttaatttttaaaataaggtttagGTTAATGTTCTTATTTTGGCATATGGATGTCAAGTGTTCcaaaaccatttgttgaaagactgtcctttctccattgaactgTTTCTGTACCTTTGTTTAAAATCCATTTGCCACATtagtgtgggtctatttctagactctattcttgttccattaatctatgtgtctCTCTCTTCCACACTGCCTTGTGGCTTCATAACAAGTCGTGAAGTCAGGTTAATATGAAtcctccaacttttttcttttccaaaattgttcCAGCTCATCTAGTTTCTTTGACTTTCTACATGAACTTTAAAAGTGGCTTGTCTAAATCTACAAAATATCCTGCTGGGATTTCTATTTAAATTGTCTAAAGTCTAGAGATGAATCTAAGAACTGGCATCTCTACTATACTGTCTTCCAATTCAGGAGCATGCTTTGTCTCATGTATTTTGGTCTTTTTCAAAAAGTGAATTTCCAAATGCAGATATATCCATACCAAAATGTGACCCTATGGTACATGCTGAGACCAAATGTAAATATCTGTTTTTTGAGAGTTCTGTAAAAAGCATGTGGCTTCAAGGCTTGAAATTCAAATATGGGGAATTGGGAATAGGAAAACAGCCTTGGCTGACTTCCTAAGccatattcttcttctttttaaaaactgttttccttttaataacatgtgttttatttttattgcttcgttttattatatatgttataattactataactataataatacaattattatAGTACTATACAGTAGAGtactatattgtatattatacTATACAGTTATTGTATAGTATAATTGTATTATACCACAGTATAATTATTACAGTACTataataatacaattattattataggatatatatatatatatatatatatatatatatatatatatatataataaaatgtatacttttttttttgagacggagtctcgctccgtcacccaggctggagtgcagtggcacgatcttggctcactgcaacctctgcccccccgggttcaagcaattctcctgtctcagcctcccgagtagctgggactacaggcacctgccaccagggcccagctaatttttgtatttttagtagagacagggttttatttaccttgttggttaggctggtctcctgaccaacgaactcctgacctcaggtgatccacatgcctcggcctcccaaagtgctgggattacaggtgtaagccaccatgcccagccaaaaatgcatacattttaagCATCCAGGTTATGACCTGCCGCAAGTGGGCACACTCTAAACCCCTTCCCTgatgaaaacaaagacatttcaTGTCCCTGATAAGTTCCTGAGCTGCCTTCTCCAACCCCCACCCATCCCAGGCGATCAGTGCTTTCTGTTGCTATAGATGAATTTTCCATATTCTTAAATTTAATGGAAAGATccataaaacttttaaataaaaatttaagaaaatgttatgaaaaatgCCAGCATGCAGAATAGGTGCTCTTCCGGATCATGGGCTTCTGCTCAGTATCACGGCTGTAGGATGCCTTCAGCCGTCAGGTCCCCAGCAGTTCATTCTCTCTATTGCTGCGTGGTCGTCCATCGCATGAATTTACTCAATTTGGTTACCCATTTGCCTGCTGACCAACacatgggttgtttccactttgggctaTTATGACAAAAAGATTTGTATACAAGTCTTTTTATGAAcacgttttcatttctttggataaataGCTAGGAGTGAAATTACTGGCTCACATGGTAAGTGTAAGGTGAACTTTATAAAGAAACTGCAAACCTaacttccaaagtggttgcaccattttaaatTTCAGCATAAACCTGGGAGAGTTCCAATTATTTCACTTCTTCACCCACATATGGAATTGCAGGAACTTTGTACTCTTAGCCATTCTTGTGAGTGGGAAACAAAATCTCCTTGTGgagttaatttgcatttctatgaagGCTAATGTTTTTCCACAGGCTGGCAGAACTGCACTGCACGGTTAACTTCCAGTTACTCATGGCAACTGGG contains:
- the SLC20A2 gene encoding sodium-dependent phosphate transporter 2 isoform X3, giving the protein MELVKIVASWFISPLLSGFMSGLLFVLIRIFILKKEDPVPNGLRALPVFYAATIAINVFSIMYTGAPVLGLVLPMWAIALISFGVALLFAFFVWLFVCPWMRRKITGKLQKEGALSRVSDESLSKVQEAESPVFKELPGAKANDDSTIPLTGAAGETLGTSEGTSAGSHPRAAYGRALSMTHGSVKSPISNGTFGFDGHTRSDGHVYHTVHKDSGLYKDLLHKIHIDRGPEEKPAQESNYRLLRRNNSYTCYTAAICGLPVHATFRAADSSAPEDSEKLVGDTVSYSKKRLRYDSYSSYCNAVAEAEIEAEEGGVEMKLASELADPDQPREDPAEEEKEEKDAPEVHLLFHFLQVLTACFGSFAHGGNDVSNAIGPLVALWLIYKQGGVTQEAATPVWLLFYGGVGICTGLWVWGRRVIQTMGKDLTPITPSSGFTIELASAFTVVIASNIGLPVSTTHCKVGSVVAVGWIRSRKAVDWRLFRNIFVAWFVTVPVAGLFSAAVMALLMYGILPYV